GGTAGCGGCTTCAGCCGATCAGGTGAGCGAGCACTGCGAGCACCCGCCGGTTGTCGTCATCGGACGGCGGCATGACCAGTAGCTGCACGTTGACGTCCACAGGCAGCGCCACGGTCGGGGCCGGCCTTCCACAGGCTGGTGGCCGCCGACCCGTGGTCGGCGGCCACCCGTGTCCAAGCGGCGACTTGCCTACTGGACGCCGACCCTCTGCTTGTTGTAGTTCGTGCCCTCACCGTCCGGCTTGTAGTTGCTCTCGACGTTGCCGGCGATGTCGATCGAGAACCAGTTGACAGTGGTGTCGCTGTTCACTGCGATGTTCTGGACGCCCTCGCGCATGCCGGCCAGGGCGAGCTTGGGCGAGTTGTACGTCGGCCGGCTGCCGTCGAGCGTGTAGTAGACGTTCGCTGGCTCGCTGGTGCTGAAGGTGAAGGCCGTGGCACCCGGTTCCTGCTTGACGATCGTCAGTTTGGTCTGCGGCTGGATCTTGTCCGTCGCGTACGCCCGGGCCACCTCGAGGATGGCGATGTTGCCGTTGGCGAACTCCATCGCCTCCTCGTGCCCCTCGGCGAACGGCGGCTGGAAACCGACCGCGGTGAACCGCTTGGTCGTCGGGTTGTAGACGTCCGCGCCGACCTCGAAGTCCCAGCCGATGATGCCGCGGTTGTACCAGTGCTCGTCGGCGCTGTTGCCGGCCGCCGAGTACAGCACGTCGGTCACCGGCCCGGTGCGGCCCGGCCAGATCGCCGTGCCACGGTATTCCTGCACCCGGGAGAGGATGTAGTCCGAGGAGGTCCAGAAGTACGCCTCGGTGCCCTGGTCCACCCGCGGCAGCACCTCCCGCCCCGCGGCCTTGTACGCCCCCGGAGGCCACATGAAGTACCCGCCGTAGGAGTGGGTGTTCATGGAGAGCTTGATGTTCGGGAAGTGGTCGACCAGCCAGACCTCGTTGCGCGCCTCCGGCTCGGACAGCTCGCTCGGGCCAGCGAAGGTCTCGCCGGTGCAGTTGGTCGCCGACGCGCCAACGTAGCCGTCGAAGACGGAACCGACCGAGAAGTTCCGGTTGATGTCCACGCCCCAGGCGTTGCGGGCAGCCGGGTCCGCCAACGACGCCGAGCAGTAGTTGGTCATGTTCTTCCGCTGCATGTTGTAGTCGTACATGCTGTAGTGCGCGCCGTCCGGGTTGACGACCGGCAGGATGAAGATGTCCAGGTCGTCGACAATCTTGCGGGTATTCGGGTCCTGCGCGTAGTTGCGCAGCAGCCGCTCGGCCGACTCCACGCAGACCAGCGGGGTCACCCACTCCCGGGCGTGCTCCTGGCAGTAGAGGAAGACGCCGACCTTCGAGCCGTCGCGGTGCTTGCCGATCCGCAGCGCCTTCATCTGGAACGGCTCGCGGGAAACGCTCGCCGGCGCCTTCAGGTTGTCGGTCAGCTGGATCACCGGAGCCGCGGCCACCACGCCGGTGCCGGCGTTGCCCCGGTACGTGCTGGCCGTGAGCAGCTTGGCCGCGTCGGCGTTGCCGTTGACCGCGGCGACGACCTGCGCCGCCGTGCTGGTGATCGCGCCGGAGCCGTTGGTGGCCAGGCTCACGGTGACGGCCTTGCCGGACACGCTTACCGCCAGCGGAGCGTTCGCCGTGCCCGGGTTGACCAGCGACATGGTGACGTCGTTGCCACCCTCGGAGCCGTACGCCGTCGAGGTGACGTAGACGATGCTGGCTGCGGCGGTGCCGAGCTGCACCTGCGCCTTGCGCCGGTAGCCGTTCGTCTTGTACGGCAGGTCGATCAGCTCGGTCAGCTTCGGGAACTCCGCGGCCAGCCC
The window above is part of the Micromonospora inositola genome. Proteins encoded here:
- a CDS encoding M14 family zinc carboxypeptidase yields the protein MLALLVLPLALAVSAPGLASPTSGSAVVPDRSSTGEQNGVGLMRIVVADKSGIDRLNELGVDLAEYVKPVDNGIEVHAILSPEESQALRDKGFDVQDAISDQSDYADNMAERSASIRAATAATASTDTLTVLRSEWFSSLNNQLFLNIEVKSSAGTDSTTVLTASWDSGPGTEMGSGGTATMSRFTDAGQYMYHRFSNPVALNAAPAKATITSNKGGSVTVDVSKWLGSPRKVTGDHPYVSDFVDHYLDPTEVTARFTGLAAEFPKLTELIDLPYKTNGYRRKAQVQLGTAAASIVYVTSTAYGSEGGNDVTMSLVNPGTANAPLAVSVSGKAVTVSLATNGSGAITSTAAQVVAAVNGNADAAKLLTASTYRGNAGTGVVAAAPVIQLTDNLKAPASVSREPFQMKALRIGKHRDGSKVGVFLYCQEHAREWVTPLVCVESAERLLRNYAQDPNTRKIVDDLDIFILPVVNPDGAHYSMYDYNMQRKNMTNYCSASLADPAARNAWGVDINRNFSVGSVFDGYVGASATNCTGETFAGPSELSEPEARNEVWLVDHFPNIKLSMNTHSYGGYFMWPPGAYKAAGREVLPRVDQGTEAYFWTSSDYILSRVQEYRGTAIWPGRTGPVTDVLYSAAGNSADEHWYNRGIIGWDFEVGADVYNPTTKRFTAVGFQPPFAEGHEEAMEFANGNIAILEVARAYATDKIQPQTKLTIVKQEPGATAFTFSTSEPANVYYTLDGSRPTYNSPKLALAGMREGVQNIAVNSDTTVNWFSIDIAGNVESNYKPDGEGTNYNKQRVGVQ